TTTGCGGACACCTTCGTAGCCGTTTCCAGCGAACTGAGCAGCGCCAAAGTCGATCGCTTCGCCGACCGCGGTCTGTCCGAAGAAGGTTCCCGGCTGGATCGCGATCCAGTTGCCAAAGGAGTTCGCGCTCATCTGACTGTTGATCAGCGTCCATTCCTGGCCACCAGCATTCTTGATGATCTTCTGTTGCCCAGCACCCGACCAGTAGACGAACTGCACGGCAATTGCACCGATGCGACCACCAGATGTGTCGAGGATGGAATCAATAACTGCCTGGCTGCGAATCGCGTTCGCATATCCAGTTCGCTGTAGATCGAATTCAGTCGAATCTACACTTCCGGATACGTCGACGAGGAGCTGAAGCTCGACGTCAACTGCGATCGCACTTGCTTCAGAAGCCAAGCCGAGACAAAAAACAACTGCAATTGCGGCGAACAGCCGCGATAGAATCCGCATACGCATTTCCTTCCCAAAAAAGGCGTTGAGCGTATATATCGTCGGGTTTCGACTACAAAAGTGGCGCACGTTCAGAAGCGAATGCGCGCAAGCTGCGCATGGGCCCTGGTGAGGGAAAGGCGTTGCTGTCACGAGTTCGAGATGGTTATTGCGCGCACGCCGCACATCATCTGCGCTCTAGTGCGTGCACAAGAA
The DNA window shown above is from bacterium and carries:
- a CDS encoding DUF1194 domain-containing protein — its product is MRILSRLFAAIAVVFCLGLASEASAIAVDVELQLLVDVSGSVDSTEFDLQRTGYANAIRSQAVIDSILDTSGGRIGAIAVQFVYWSGAGQQKIIKNAGGQEWTLINSQMSANSFGNWIAIQPGTFFGQTAVGEAIDFGAAQFAGNGYEGVRKVIDVSGDGATNDGYGIEGPAASTSAARDAALGSGIDAINGLVILNEEPNVDLFYLANVIGGSGSFLEQVNSFADFEQAVQVKLVREITTPEPALSLLLGLSALLLVARGRRA